Genomic segment of Denticeps clupeoides chromosome 13, fDenClu1.1, whole genome shotgun sequence:
TCCGTGGCAATGAAGGAGTGTTCATTATGGGGAAAAGCGTGGAGTTTCGAATGGGTGGAGACATTGAGCTAAGAGCTGTGAGTGATAAATCCATAATTTTGAATCACTGAATCATTGAACTCTAAAAGTCTTGCAGCTCTCTGGCAactttcagacgcccttatccagagcgacttacaatcagtagttacagggacagtccccctggagcaacttagggttaagtgtcttgctcagggacacaatggcagtaagtgggattcgaacccgggtcttctggcttctgtgttacccactaggctactaccaccctataataaACTGCTTCTTTATAAACCAACAAGACAGACAGGAAAAGTGCATGTGTAACTGTACAGATGCACCTCCTAGTTTGgattttaaatttgttttataaaataGTTTACTCCTGTTAAGTTGCATTGATCACTTTGTGTTGCCAGTGTTTTGAAATGACTCGAATAATTAATATTGTGTTGATCGCTCCTATGCAGGAGAACAGCATTGTCCTCAATGGCTCTGTGATGTTCAACTCCTCTCGCATCCCAAACTCCTCAGCTGGTGGAGACCTGTATTTTGATGAAGGCATGAAGAGGTACAAGCTCTGCATGTGTGAGGATGGGACCCTGTTCCGAGTACAGGTGAAATACGCCAACATGGGCTGCCAGACCTCCGAAAACCCGTGTGGTGTGGCTCACTAACACAAACTCAGACCTTGCCTTTGTCCTGCTCACGTATAGCTCTAGTGGAAGCATCTCGCTCACACATGCATCtgttttgccatgaaaatgatcTTCACTGTACATAAAAGGTAAAAAGTAATTATAAGTGATTTTACTATGAATGAATAGCAGGTGCTGTTCATGTTAGTAAATAAATACTGTCATCATATATTAAGCATTTAAGAGACAAATGCAGGGGAATCTATGAGTAACATTTCTGCTACTTTACTGATAACAAATAGTAAAATATAAgcaaattatttttgtaaacaGTATTTGTGGGGTGAATATGCATATAACTGCTGGCAGCATAATATCCACCTTAGATATTATGTAGTTGATTAGGTCCCACCCATAACACTGAAGGGTTATAGTCTTTATATGTAGAGACTAttacatgtgcgtgtgtgtttctgagtgtCTGATCTGCCTTCAGTCCTTATCAGGTTCGTTTTAATCACCACTCATCATCACCACTCCTAACACGCCCCCCCTGTGACTGTATTTCACAAAGCTTTGTTTTCTCATTTGGTTGAGCATTGTTTCCACTTTTACAAAATTTTTTTGCAGTGGTGCCaaataagttttattttactgggCAGCAGCCCATTATAATCTCTTGTTGAGATATGTTAAAACATCACTtgcttattttaatattttgataAGATTAATGTATGGGAAAGCATAGTGCTAATCTTTGTTTACATTGAACATGTGTGCTATTTATTTTGAgttgttttgaataaaaaaaaatattaaaaaggaaaaatgtttcTAGCACTCAGTTATTTATACTACATGGTTTTCACAAACACAGTTTAAACATTAATACATAATATCAACTATTATAACTAGAAGACCGTTCTCCGATTGAGCTGTTTCACTGTCATTGACCAAAGGTATGTGTCATTGAGGGGATGGGAGGGGAGGGTTCTGCCCGGTTCTGAACATTTCGTGGGTTACTGTGAAAATCCTGTAAGACATTAACTTGGGCATGGCGTATAGTTAGGCATAAATATGTGCGTGACTCAAATATTGCTATGCTTTCGCCAGACTTTGACCTCAGACATTcagaagtcaaagtcaaagcAGCTTCCTGTCTCAAAGTCTTTTAAAGTACTCTGTGGCCAGTGTGTTTGGGGAAAGATTACATGGTCTTTACAAACAACTAACTTGTATCTACAAATAGGTAAGTGGTTTTTAGATTAGTTAACACTCAGTTAAGAAAGCTACTCAGTGACAAATCGTGTGATTTGTGACGCTTAAGATATTTACAATCATAAAATGCCTTTTGGTGCATTCTTATGCGGTGGTTTGTCATCCCTTTATATTAAAGATATTCTTTATATTAAAATTCTATAACTGTCATACCAATTTACgttgtattctttttttgttttttgatcaGATGTATTCAGGGCAGACAGTAATGTACCCATTTAAAGTGCTGATCTGCTCTGCAACGCTGATCTGCCTGCATGGAAAGCGCTTTTCTCCATATGCTTCAGCCTCCCCGGTGCCCTGTCTGTGGGAGACGGGGTCGCTGTTAAACTGCTCTGCCCTAAATCTGCATGAAGCCCCTTTACGTATCCCAGCAACCATCCAGGCCCTGAATTTATCCTACAATTCTTTGCGGTCCTTGCCGCCCCTATGGCCTGGTGACGGAGCACTCGTTGGTTTGCTGTACCTCTGGCTGGGACACAACAGTTTAGAGGACCTATCACTGTGTCGGAGAATGAGAGTGAGGTTGAAATCTGCCGAGTGCGGTTTCACGTGGGCCCCTGCCTTAGAACTGCTGGCTGCGGAAAGGAATCAGCTACAACAAAttcctgaaggtcaggtgtCCATTAAAACATGCATCTTGTACACTACATTTCTCTTATTTCTCATTCTCTGTTCTTGCTAGCTTCTTCTAAAAATGTCCTTATTTTTTCTGCACTGTCATCTCTCACACTGAACAAGAGGTCCTATGACAAATCCAGGCAGAAGACATTGTGAATACAAAATGACACTGCTCTGCCATGCCTCATGGCTTGTCTCCAAGTGTAAAGTATTTATCTTTATATGCACCGCATACCTAAACACATTTGCTAGATAAAGAACTGTCACTCATCACGGTGTGAACTTTGAACTATAGTCTTTTAACTCATTCAGCCAGTCACAGGGTGTCTGCTCTTATTTTAATGATGAGAATAGAAACTGTACTCAGGACTAAAGCTGTAGACATTTATTGATGCTGATTTATTTAACTGTGCTCGTTAAACTTATAGCCAAATGCAGGAATGGTTTCAGTGTTATGTAAAACTGTCCTTATTAAATTGTGTACAGTCAAAAAAAATGGTCGGGTAGGATCATCTGAGTCAAGATCTGAGTAAAGATGGCAGCTTCACATTTTGCAATTTGTTATTCTGCTCACAATCTGCCCTGGTGCTATCCAATTAACCCACAATCCACAATGTTTCAGTTCACCAGCATCCAAAGTACAAGCTAGAAAAGCAGAGAGGTTTCCTGTGCATTGCCCTCTTATATTTTATAAAGTGAGATTCAAATTcatgtatatattataaaaaacagGTGTAATTTCTCTACTGATGATCACAGAAATGAATGAATCTGGCATATATATTCTTATACTCATCTTATATGGTTGTTTCAGTGGCATGCAATTTAAGTCCATACCATTGTCCatgccaaaaataaaataaagctccAGATATCCCCTTTTCTGTCATGCTGTcaaaaaaatggggaaaaaacacaatatgGTGATTAatgatttataaaaaacattattagcaTTACCAGGGTCACTCCATGATTCCCTCCCATTTTATATgaggtcatgtttttttttttttaataattcagaacCACCTTATACAACTGTATATTGCTCTTTTTTGCACTGTTTCTCCAGGTTTGAGAAAAAGTGTAAACCTGCTGGTGCTCCAGCTGTCTTATAATAAGATCACTGCGCTAGGCTCCACTGACCTACAGGGGTGTATTCACATCAGGGAACTGCATCTACACCACAACCTCATCAGCACTATTCATCCACTCGCCTTCAGAGATGTTCATGATCTTGAGGTAACATCATTCAACAAACCATGAGATACGTGATGATGTATGCTTTATTTATACCATCTGACTAGGTGGCTAACAGTGACATAAAAATGGTCCTTGCAGGTTCTGGATCTGAGTTTCAATTTGCTAACCAGGATCCCACCGACCGTTCACCTGTCTCTGCTGAATCTGATGCCACGGGTGGATGTAAGCAGTAACAGGTGGCAGTGCGATTTTGAGTTATGGGACCTGGGGAAGAGACTGAACGAAACCGGCACAACATTAAACTTGATCTGTCATTCTCCGCCACAATTTGCTGGGAAAGAACTACTGCAACTAAGAGAAGAGGACTTTGTTTGCTCAAAACCCAAATATGGCAGCATCCACCACCTGGACAAAACAGTGGATGAAGGCATGGAGATATGGCTGTTGTGCAGTCTGCAAACTCAAGGTACTTTCACTAATCACCTcacaggcaaaaaaaagaaaaaaatagtggTTGGCTGGTTTAAAGGTTTAACTGGTTTAAACAATTGAATAACCTACAGTTGAATatcattgtattatttttttcagatgatTCTCCGGGACTTTGGTGGACACCTCACGGCCAAGCAAGTGGAGCTCAGCAAGCCCTGCTCATCCGCAATATCACAAAGAAAGATGCTGggctatatatatgtgtatcgAAACCTGAAAAACTTGTGTACATTTTTGAGCTCCACGTTCACCAAAGAGGAACAGAAAGGCTAAGGAGAGAAATCGCCACTGAAAATGTACAAACCGAACAACATGCCATGGtcagagaaagggagaggagtTTATCTCGGGCCTATTCTGATTCTGACTTCATcctggctgtctgtctgtcagtcatCATCACCTTCATTGTTGCATTTATTCTTGGTGTTGTACTCAGACCATTACTGGATGCTTTATGGTACAAGATTCACTTGAAAAGAAGCCCCTCCAGCAGAACTCCATCTCTTGGCAGTCAATCTATGACCAACATGGACCCACccacatattttaataaaggaTTTTCTGTGTCAGAGGATGCAGAGTTGGAAGCAAGAGATGGTCAGAGAGTTACATTTGCTGAGGTCACACACACTAATGATGACAACTATGTCACAGTTCTGGAGGATCAAGAGGCAATAGAAGAGAACAGTGGTGATGAAGTTACATATGAGAATGTCAAAAGAAGCTCAACAAGCACAAATCATATTTCAATTCAGGTTGAGAATGTCAGACCAGATGAGCATCGTACAGTTGACAAAGTAATGGAGTTTGAAAACATTCCTGATCCAGAGGAGCCCATAAGGGAAGATGATAGcagttcatcatcatcatcatcatcatcatctgactCAGAAAAGGAGATGCTACCGATATCCAGTCAGGATGCAAAACCAACACAGATAAATGGGAATAAGTCAGAGGTAGAAAATATCACAGGTCTGAGTTTGGTGAAGCACAAAGTTACCACTGAGAAGCTTCAACACACTAGCTTAAGTTCAGAGTTAAAACCAGTGGCCATTCCTATATTTTCTTCAGAGCCATTTGCTGACTGGGCTGCCCAGATAATAGAACAGAATGCAGACAACAGAAACCTCTCTGATGCTGACAGTGGAGAGAGTTTTTCATTCACTGATGAAACAACACTGACGAGTAGTCATGATCTATCAAGCACTGGTGTGAACCTTCCAGTGGAAATGCCCAAGGAGCCAAGAAGCGAGAGTGGAGTTCAGGCAGAATCTGAAATCTGCAAAATTGAACGCAATGTAAAGTCTGATTTTTCTGATTTGTCAAGGTCTTCGAGCTCCAGTGACAGTGAGGATGCAACAGAACATACAGAGACGATGAAAACAGAGACTGAAATATCCCTCAAATATGACACGTCTGGCTCTTCAGAGCAAGATATTTACACTTCGAGACCAAGACTAGATACAATAATCTTAGAGCCAGATGATATTCAGTTGACTTTCATTCAAGATGATGCCACTGATCAGATGACATTCCAAGAGGTGTTTTCTGAAAGTAAGAAAAAGTTGAATTTACCATTCAATCCTATTCCTTTCAAACGCCCTGGTAAACTCCACCCCAGCAATAAAGCTGAAGAAGAGCCTAAGAAATATAATGTTCATCCTGTATATAGACAGAGACTGGTTCCAGTTTATACAGGCAATTTAACACATTCGCATTTGCTGACCACCAGTAGTTCCACTGACTATGAAGATCCACCCTTATACAACTCTGCCTTCAGTCTTGCGGACACTGTAATAGATATCTCTGACACAAGTGTTACAAGGGGTATGTCAAACAAAAATTCAGAGAGAGTCCTTCATATTCCCTTCGACAACACCGCAAGCAGTACAGATGATGTCGAAAGAACTGGGAGTTTGAAGGAGGAGACTGGCTGGTCAGATGTGTTTGATTTAAGTGGCTCATGTCAGACAAAAGGAGAAGGGAGCTTGACCTTTGAACAGCTACCAATGACCAAAAGATCTCTTCAATTTACTGCTTCAACAGTCTCAAGAACACAGAGTGAAAAACTTGAGCAGACAGATTCAAGTGGCCAACATCAAGCCCCAGTCATTGGAGACATCAGTGGTTTTATGGGAAAAGGAGAACAGTTTTCTTTACCAAAGCCAAAGCGATATCTTGTGTTCACCACCAAGGATGACTCCACAGTCGATATAAAAGAAATGTCAGAAGCAAAAGAACCAGAGGAAAGTTTGTCTAAATCAATAATCTCATCTTCTGACTCCAGTAGCTCAAGTGACAGTGATTctcaggaagaaaaaaagacccCAAAAGACCCCCCTCTTCTTCTTACGTCCTCTTCAATGGAGCTAAGAGTGCAAACTGAAGAAATACAGAAAGTAATGCCAGAACTAGAAAGGTCAGATTCAAGTGTCTCATCTCAAATCACGGTAATTGGAGACATCAGTGGTTTTAAAGGAAAAAGCGGCCAGTTTTCCATACCAAGGCCAAAACAATATCTTATGTTCAACACCAAGGAAGACTCTACACTTTATGAAAAGGAAATGTCAAAAGTAAAAGAAACAGAGGAAAGTTTGTCTAAATCAATCATCTCATCATCTGATTCCAGCAGTTCAAGTAACAGTGATGCAGAAGCTGAAAATGGTCACTTGAGCCAACTCTCCAAACTCCAACCCCCAAAAGACCCTCTTCTTTTTACATCCTCTTCAAAGGAGATAAAGATTCAGACTAAAGAAATACAGAATGTAATGCCAGTTAGAGAGCTAGAAAGGTCAGACTCGAGTGTCTCAGCTGAAGTCACAGTTATTGGAGACGTGAGTGGTTTTAGAGGAAAAAGGGACCAGTTTTCCATACCAAAGCCAAAACGATATCTCATGTTCACCACCAAGGAAGACTCTCCACTCTATAAAAAGGaaataccaaaagaaaaaaaccagGAGGACAATTTGGTTAAATCAGTTGTTTTACCTCCAGATTCCAGTAGCTCAAGTGAGAGCGATtcagaagaaagaaatgtttgCTTGATCCAACTACCAAAATCCCAACCCCAAAAAGAATCTCTTCTTTTAATCTCCCCTTCTAATGAGTTAAGAGTGCAGATTGAAGAAAAGCAGAATGTAATGCCAGAGCTAGAAAGGTCAGAGTCAAGTCTTTCAGCTCAAGTCCCAGTTGTTGGAGACATCAGTCGTTTTATGGGAAAGGGGGACCAGTTTTCAATACCAAAGCCAAAAAGCTACATTATGTTCACCACCAAGGAAGATTCTACACTCTATGAAAAGGAaaggacaaaagaaaacaaatcaaaagGAAATTGGTCAAAATCAGATTCCAGTAGTTCAAGTGACAGTGattcagaaaaaagaaatgttggcTTAATCCCACTCCCAAAGACCTCATCTTCAAATGAACCAAGGGCACCAACTGAACCAATTCAAAAAGTAATGCCAGATCTGGAGAGGTCAGACTCAACCATCTCATCTCAAGCTACAGTCATTGGAGACATCAGTGGTTATGTGGGAGAAGGGGCAAAAGTTTCCTTTCCAAAGCCAAAAAGATACCTGAAgttcaccaccaccaccaccaccaccaccgaaCCCCCAACACTCtatgaaaaagaaatgtcaaaaaagaaTGAACTAGATGAAAGTCCAACTAAATCAGTTATCTTACCTTCTGACTTCAGCAGCTCAAGTGACAGTGATTCAGAAAATGGATTAATCAACTTGGGCCAACTCCCCAAACCCCAAAAATCTCTTCTTTTTGCCTCatcttcaaatgaaaaaaatgaacaactaCTGCAAAGTGAACAAATAAAGAATGTCATTCCAGAACTAGAGAGGTCAGATTCAAAACTTTCAACTCAGGCTCCAGTTGTTGGAGACATCAGTGGTTTTACGGGAAAAGGGGACCAGTTTTCACTACCAAAGCCTAAAAGATATCTTATGTTTACCACCACGGAAGACTCAACACTTGAAAAAGTAATATCCATGAAAAAAGAACCTGAAGAAAGTATAACTAAATTGGTAATATCCCCTCCTGATTCCATTAGTTCAAGTGACTCTGAAGAAGGAAGTCCAAGCAAGAGCCAACTCCCTAAACTCAAAAAATCACTTCTGTTTAGCTCGTCTTCATATGAGAGAAGGCTAAACACTGAGAAAATACAGACTGTAAATGCAGAACGAGAGAGGTCTGATTCAAGACTTTCTGCTCAGGCTCCAGTTGTTGGAGACATCAGTGGTTTTATGGGCAAAGGGGACACGTTTTCCTTACCAAAGCCTAAACGATTTCTTCAGTTCACCACCAAGGAAGACTCTACAGTCTATGAAAAGGAGATGCCAGTAGAAAAAGAAAGCAAGGTAAGCGGAACTAAACCGGTTATCTTTCCTCCTGATACCAGCAGCTCAAGTGACAGTGATTCTGAAAAAGGAAACGTCCACTTGAGCAAACTCCCCAAACCCACAAAATCTCTACTTTTTACTTCATTAGCAAATGAGCCACAAATTGAGCAGATACGGAATGTTCTACCAGAGAGATCAGACTCAAAATTCTCATTACAGGCCTCGGTCATTAAGGACGAGTTTTCCAGTCTAGTCAAAGAAAAAGAACCAGAAGCAAGTCGGCCTAAAGCAGTCATCCTACCTCCTGATTTTACAAGCTCAAGCGACAGTGATTCTGAAGAAAGAAATCTCCCCAGGCACCCCAAATCTCTTCTTTTAACCTCATCCTCATATGAATCAAGGATGTACAGTGAATCAGAGGCAAAAAGGTCTGGCATGATCAGGAAAGATGGAAACAGACACGTTTCCTTCGATCAACTACCGAAGCCTAAAAAATCTCTACTCTTCACACCTTCTGCAGTTGAAACAAGGAGGGAACAAGAGCAGAGAGAGGTCACCACTTCATCCCAATCAACCACATCCAGATATTCATCTGCTGTAAAGGCAAGTTCAAAAAACGACCAATAGATGGCAGTGCAGATTAAAGTCCACAGGGCAGATTAACTCTGGTAACTCTGCAACTTACTTTTGCTAAttgcaaaattatttttttctttttttttttaatgctgataCAATTTTAGCTGTGCAAGTGGAGTGTTTTAATATGAGAGTATAATTTCAAACAATTACTGTACTATCTGTGCCTGTTGCAGtgaatatttgtatatatataactttaACAAAAGGACATATATCTATATTTCATATGTATCTCTCCATAGCACATGTATTAATAATGTAACAATAATGTTTATTAAGGAACTTGTTCTCTGTAGTAAAGTTATGCTTTGTATTATGTAAATGCTTTCTACAGTAAAACTTACAATAAATCTGGTCACAAAAAGCAAAATCAAGAAGTCGAGAAAATGAATTTGTTAATAAACCACTTTATATACTGAATGTAAATAGGTTACAGTGAAATCAAACACATACAGCAACACATCCATACATATTTACAGTCAGATGAGATGTCCAACCCCCTGCATTACCAATGCCACAAAAAAGTTGGATACTGCCTTCGTATTTGTGCACACGTCCTGATGAGTGTAACAACTCCATGCTCACATTACTGTGAATCACCATGTATGCTATTATGCTGAATTGAAGCTGCTTTTTTTAAGCTAACATGCACTTTTAAGTCCAatacagacttttttttcttcttattggTCAGCTGAAAGTCCATAATATTAATCACTGCCTGTTGCAACATGTACAACTAACAACGCAGGTAGTCCAGCACTTAGCTGAGCAATGCAGGGGGCAACACTCCTCAGCAGATGAGGTTACATGTGTATTTCAGCTCTAAATATACCGTAACACAATCATGGTTCTCAAAATGTGTTAAGAAAGCATGTCCGCGTGTAACCATATTAAGCACAGACGTTCA
This window contains:
- the lrrc66 gene encoding uncharacterized protein lrrc66 isoform X1; this encodes MYSGQTVMYPFKVLICSATLICLHGKRFSPYASASPVPCLWETGSLLNCSALNLHEAPLRIPATIQALNLSYNSLRSLPPLWPGDGALVGLLYLWLGHNSLEDLSLCRRMRVRLKSAECGFTWAPALELLAAERNQLQQIPEGLRKSVNLLVLQLSYNKITALGSTDLQGCIHIRELHLHHNLISTIHPLAFRDVHDLEVLDLSFNLLTRIPPTVHLSLLNLMPRVDVSSNRWQCDFELWDLGKRLNETGTTLNLICHSPPQFAGKELLQLREEDFVCSKPKYGSIHHLDKTVDEGMEIWLLCSLQTQDDSPGLWWTPHGQASGAQQALLIRNITKKDAGLYICVSKPEKLVYIFELHVHQRGTERLRREIATENVQTEQHAMVRERERSLSRAYSDSDFILAVCLSVIITFIVAFILGVVLRPLLDALWYKIHLKRSPSSRTPSLGSQSMTNMDPPTYFNKGFSVSEDAELEARDGQRVTFAEVTHTNDDNYVTVLEDQEAIEENSGDEVTYENVKRSSTSTNHISIQVENVRPDEHRTVDKVMEFENIPDPEEPIREDDSSSSSSSSSSSDSEKEMLPISSQDAKPTQINGNKSEVENITGLSLVKHKVTTEKLQHTSLSSELKPVAIPIFSSEPFADWAAQIIEQNADNRNLSDADSGESFSFTDETTLTSSHDLSSTGVNLPVEMPKEPRSESGVQAESEICKIERNVKSDFSDLSRSSSSSDSEDATEHTETMKTETEISLKYDTSGSSEQDIYTSRPRLDTIILEPDDIQLTFIQDDATDQMTFQEVFSESKKKLNLPFNPIPFKRPGKLHPSNKAEEEPKKYNVHPVYRQRLVPVYTGNLTHSHLLTTSSSTDYEDPPLYNSAFSLADTVIDISDTSVTRGMSNKNSERVLHIPFDNTASSTDDVERTGSLKEETGWSDVFDLSGSCQTKGEGSLTFEQLPMTKRSLQFTASTVSRTQSEKLEQTDSSGQHQAPVIGDISGFMGKGEQFSLPKPKRYLVFTTKDDSTVDIKEMSEAKEPEESLSKSIISSSDSSSSSDSDSQEEKKTPKDPPLLLTSSSMELRVQTEEIQKVMPELERSDSSVSSQITVIGDISGFKGKSGQFSIPRPKQYLMFNTKEDSTLYEKEMSKVKETEESLSKSIISSSDSSSSSNSDAEAENGHLSQLSKLQPPKDPLLFTSSSKEIKIQTKEIQNVMPVRELERSDSSVSAEVTVIGDVSGFRGKRDQFSIPKPKRYLMFTTKEDSPLYKKEIPKEKNQEDNLVKSVVLPPDSSSSSESDSEERNVCLIQLPKSQPQKESLLLISPSNELRVQIEEKQNVMPELERSESSLSAQVPVVGDISRFMGKGDQFSIPKPKSYIMFTTKEDSTLYEKERTKENKSKGNWSKSDSSSSSDSDSEKRNVGLIPLPKTSSSNEPRAPTEPIQKVMPDLERSDSTISSQATVIGDISGYVGEGAKVSFPKPKRYLKFTTTTTTTTEPPTLYEKEMSKKNELDESPTKSVILPSDFSSSSDSDSENGLINLGQLPKPQKSLLFASSSNEKNEQLLQSEQIKNVIPELERSDSKLSTQAPVVGDISGFTGKGDQFSLPKPKRYLMFTTTEDSTLEKVISMKKEPEESITKLVISPPDSISSSDSEEGSPSKSQLPKLKKSLLFSSSSYERRLNTEKIQTVNAERERSDSRLSAQAPVVGDISGFMGKGDTFSLPKPKRFLQFTTKEDSTVYEKEMPVEKESKVSGTKPVIFPPDTSSSSDSDSEKGNVHLSKLPKPTKSLLFTSLANEPQIEQIRNVLPERSDSKFSLQASVIKDEFSSLVKEKEPEASRPKAVILPPDFTSSSDSDSEERNLPRHPKSLLLTSSSYESRMYSESEAKRSGMIRKDGNRHVSFDQLPKPKKSLLFTPSAVETRREQEQREVTTSSQSTTSRYSSAVKASSKNDQ
- the lrrc66 gene encoding uncharacterized protein lrrc66 isoform X2; the protein is MYSGQTVMYPFKVLICSATLICLHGKRFSPYASASPVPCLWETGSLLNCSALNLHEAPLRIPATIQALNLSYNSLRSLPPLWPGDGALVGLLYLWLGHNSLEDLSLCRRMRVRLKSAECGFTWAPALELLAAERNQLQQIPEGLRKSVNLLVLQLSYNKITALGSTDLQGCIHIRELHLHHNLISTIHPLAFRDVHDLEVLDLSFNLLTRIPPTVHLSLLNLMPRVDVSSNRWQCDFELWDLGKRLNETGTTLNLICHSPPQFAGKELLQLREEDFVCSKPKYGSIHHLDKTVDEGMEIWLLCSLQTQDDSPGLWWTPHGQASGAQQALLIRNITKKDAGLYICVSKPEKLVYIFELHVHQRGTERLRREIATENVQTEQHAMVRERERSLSRAYSDSDFILAVCLSVIITFIVAFILGVVLRPLLDALWYKIHLKRSPSSRTPSLGSQSMTNMDPPTYFNKGFSVSEDAELEARDGQRVTFAEVTHTNDDNYVTVLEDQEAIEENSGDEVTYENVKRSSTSTNHISIQVENVRPDEHRTVDKVMEFENIPDPEEPIREDDSSSSSSSSSSSDSEKEMLPISSQDAKPTQINGNKSEVENITGLSLVKHKVTTEKLQHTSLSSELKPVAIPIFSSEPFADWAAQIIEQNADNRNLSDADSGESFSFTDETTLTSSHDLSSTGVNLPVEMPKEPRSESGVQAESEICKIERNVKSDFSDLSRSSSSSDSEDATEHTETMKTETEISLKYDTSGSSEQDIYTSRPRLDTIILEPDDIQLTFIQDDATDQMTFQEVFSESKKKLNLPFNPIPFKRPGKLHPSNKAEEEPKKYNVHPVYRQRLVPVYTGNLTHSHLLTTSSSTDYEDPPLYNSAFSLADTVIDISDTSVTRGMSNKNSERVLHIPFDNTASSTDDVERTGSLKEETGWSDVFDLSGSCQTKGEGSLTFEQLPMTKRSLQFTASTVSRTQSEKLEQTDSSGQHQAPVIGDISGFMGKGEQFSLPKPKRYLVFTTKDDSTVDIKEMSEAKEPEESLSKSIISSSDSSSSSDSDSQEEKKTPKDPPLLLTSSSMELRVQTEEIQKVMPELERSDSSVSSQITVIGDISGFKGKSGQFSIPRPKQYLMFNTKEDSTLYEKEMSKVKETEESLSKSIISSSDSSSSSNSDAEAENGHLSQLSKLQPPKDPLLFTSSSKEIKIQTKEIQNVMPVRELERSDSSVSAEVTVIGDVSGFRGKRDQFSIPKPKRYLMFTTKEDSPLYKKEIPKEKNQEDNLVKSVVLPPDSSSSSESDSEERNVCLIQLPKSQPQKESLLLISPSNELRVQIEEKQNVMPELERSESSLSAQVPVVGDISRFMGKGDQFSIPKPKSYIMFTTKEDSTLYEKERTKENKSKGNWSKSDSSSSSDSDSEKRNVGLIPLPKTSSSNEPRAPTEPIQKVMPDLERSDSTISSQATVIGDISGYVGEGAKVSFPKPKRYLKFTTTTTTTTEPPTLYEKEMSKKNELDESPTKSVILPSDFSSSSDSDSENGLINLGQLPKPQKSLLFASSSNEKNEQLLQSEQIKNVIPELERSDSKLSTQAPVVGDISGFTGKGDQFSLPKPKRYLMFTTTEDSTLEKVISMKKEPEESITKLVISPPDSISSSDSEEGSPSKSQLPKLKKSLLFSSSSYERRLNTEKIQTVNAERERSDSRLSAQAPVVGDISGFMGKGDTFSLPKPKRFLQFTTKEDSTVYEKEMPVEKESKVSGTKPVIFPPDTSSSSDSDSEKGNVHLSKLPKPTKSLLFTSLANEPQIEQIRNVLPERSDSKFSLQASVIKDEFSSLVKEKEPEASRPKAVILPPDFTSSSDSDSEERNLPRHPKSLLLTSSSYESRMYSESEAKS